A region of Miscanthus floridulus cultivar M001 unplaced genomic scaffold, ASM1932011v1 fs_56_3_4, whole genome shotgun sequence DNA encodes the following proteins:
- the LOC136532286 gene encoding uncharacterized protein gives MAILHYPYLLLKMPGPNGALSLRSDLKRAFDCDVQAIQIAAKAQDDQSRKEIATIAAEMSQEELEIPAKKPSIITPPKEANVKQIDLGTGDTSKTATISAHLSAK, from the coding sequence atggcgatactgcattacccgtatttgctgctcaagatgccaggacctaatggaGCACTTTCCCTCCGAAGTGACTTGaaacgcgcttttgactgcgatgttcaagcaatccagattgcagccaaagcacaagatgaccaaagtagaaaagaaatagccacaattgctgcagagatgagccaagaagaattagaaataccggctaaaaagcctagCATCATCACGCCACCGAAAGAAGCCAATGTCAAGCAGATCGACCTGGGTACTggtgatacctccaagacagcaaccatcagtgctcacctctcggcaaaatag